A window of Candidatus Poribacteria bacterium genomic DNA:
TGAGTAGAAATGATGCTAAAACCGGCACAAAACTAATCGCCAAAAGTGCTGCACCAATCATAGCGAACGTTTTTGTATAGGCAAGCGGCTTGAAAAGTTTACCAGCTTGGCCAGTAAGAGAAAAAACAGGGATAAATGCGACAATAACAATGAGCATTGCAAAGAAGATGGGTGGACCCACCTCTTTAGCAGCACGGGTTGCAACCTGAAGTTTGCTTTCGTCTCCGTGCGGTTCCCGTAAATGTCGCGTGATATTCTCCGTCATTACAATACCCGCATCCACCATGACTCCAATCGCGATGGCGATCCCCCCCATCGACATAATGTTCGATGGTAAACCAATAATCCGCATGCCTACAAACGAAAGCAGAACCCCCATCGGTAAGACGAGTGCTATTATCAGGCTACTCGAAACTTGTCCTAAGAAAAGTAGGATAACAGCCGCCGCGACGATAATTTCCTCAGTCAGCGTTTCCTTCAGCGTATCCGTTGCCCGGTGAATGAGATGGCTCCGATCATAGAACGAGACAATTCGGACCCCCGGTGGGAGACCAGGTGTAAGTTCCGCTATTTTCGCTTTGACATTTTCAATCACGCGCAGTGGATTATCGCCGTAGCGCATTAGAACGACCCCGCCGGTTGCGGGGATACCAGCCTTGTCTAAAGCACCGCGCCGAAAGTCGGGACCTTCGCTGACTGTTCCAAGGTTCTTGACGTAGATGGGCACGCCGTTGTGTTCCTTGACAACGATGTTTTCTATGTCGGCGATGCTTTTGATAAACCCCAAACCCCGAATCAGGAATTCCATTCCGCCTTCTTCAATAACCTTAGCACCAACATCAAGATTGCTCCCTCGGACAGCATTGTAAACCATTGATAACGGCACGTTATACGCCAACAAAGTGTTGGGATCAATGTCGATCTGATACTGTTTAACATATCCACCGACCGAGGCGACCTCGGAAACGCCATCAGCAGAGGCGAGATAATAACGAACCGTCCAGTCTTGGAGTGTCCGAAGTTCATGAAGCTCCAAATTGGAGGCAATAAGTGTCTCTCCATCTTCCGGACAGGTGCCCGGCTCGGCATAGCGCTCCGTCGGATGATTGGGGCAATAGTACCCGTTCTCAACGGTATACCAAAACACCTGTCCAACGCCAGTTGCATCGGGGCCGAGGACTGGCACAACACCGTCTGGCATGTCTTTCTGTGCAAGATTCATGCGCTCCAGTACACGTGTGCGAGCCCAATAGAAATCGACATCATCCTCAAAGATAATGTTAATGTAGCCAAAACTAAACATTGAGGTTGAGCGAACATCTTTGACATCGGGAATACCAAGCATGGTAATACTCAATGGATAGATAACTTGATCTTCAATATCTCGTGGGCTTCGCCCGGGCCAATCCGCGAAGACGATAACTTGGTTTTCGCCGATGTCCGGCATAGCATCAATTGGTGTCCGGTTTAACGCCCACCAACCCGTCATTGTGACAAATACAAAGATAACTAACACCAACAGGCGGTTCTTCATACAGATTTCAATAATTCGGTTAATCATTTTTAGTGGTTATCGGTTGTCGGTTACCAGTTATCGGTTAAGAGATTTTCGTTTAACAACGCCTCTTATCTGATGCCTGAAAGGATTTTGAAAAAAATCCGTATTGACAACTGACGACTCCTTAATGTTGATGGACAGGGGGTTTTGATTCTTCTTCACCACCGAGTGCTCCACCATAAGCACCTGATGCGGAGCCTGTTAATTGCGTCTGCGAATCTATTAGGAAGTTACCATGGGTGACAACCATATCACCGGGGGTAAGCCCACTTACAATTGGATAGTATCGGCGTTTGGTTTCTGAGTCGTTTGATGTCCCCCAGGCCTCGGGCCCTACCTTAATTTCAATTTGTTCATAACCGGATTCACCACGATCCACAAAGACGATCTTCCGTAAACCGGTGTCAATGACCGCACTCTTAGGTACAGTTAGTACTTCACCTGTCATGAGGAGGGGCTTGCCATCATGTGGACATAGTCCAGGTACGGTCGCATACTCATCGGGATGGTCAGGACACACGTATTTGAAAATCAACGGTGGCTGATCTGCATAGACGGAAGGCGCGGGCGCGAGTTGATGCATGTGAGAATACGCATCAGCTGTTATCGACTGTTTTTCGACGAGGTCCATACCACAGATAGAGCATTCACCGAACTCGTCAGACTGCTCTTCTGGATGCATCGGACAAACCCACGTAGATGCTGCCTCTGTTTTTTCAACGAGATCCATGCCACAGATGGAGCATTCGCCAAATTCGTCGGATTGCTCTTCTGGATGCATCGGACAAACCCACTTCCCCTCCGCTTCAGACGCAATGATATCGGAATGTGTCGGTTCCAGATCCATGCTACATATTTCACAGTCAGCAGGATGTTCAGACGTAACCCACGGATGCATTGGGCACGCATAGGGTGCTTTTGAGATGGCTCCTTGGGTATAAATTTCCGCAAGTGTCGGTTTTATCTGAAGCGTTACATACATCCCCGGACGGAGTCGCCCATCTGGATTAGGGACTTCTATCTGGACTTTTTGGGTTCGCGTTTGTGTTTCAAAGAATGGATAAATGTAAGTGACTTTGCCAGAAAATGTTAGCCCCGGCATCGATTGTGCAGTAATTTCAACCGCCTGCCCCATGTAGATCCAGGGCAGTTCATATTCGTAAACATCCGCCATAATCCATAAACTATTAAGGTCGGCAATGTGGTAAAGATTCATACCTTTGTTTACGTGTTGACCTTGCGTGACGTTCATGT
This region includes:
- a CDS encoding efflux RND transporter periplasmic adaptor subunit, with amino-acid sequence MHKNFCLATLLMITVLFMFGCSQQEKTEMEQHVSENGEAISEDMSGMDEHADHAPMVASSDAVKTIRYWTCVMHPTVKMPEPGSCPVCKMDLIPIYEGSGLELTEQQKALIPVRTEPVAFRAVSREIRTVGVLDYNETRMAYASTRISGWIEDLHIDFTGINVRKGNELLSIYSPELVTAQEEYLTALKSIEELQNTEYVELRRSVEQTVTAAKSKLELYGLTLNQIEDIRNRGEVRTTLPLFAPIAGTVVHMNVTQGQHVNKGMNLYHIADLNSLWIMADVYEYELPWIYMGQAVEITAQSMPGLTFSGKVTYIYPFFETQTRTQKVQIEVPNPDGRLRPGMYVTLQIKPTLAEIYTQGAISKAPYACPMHPWVTSEHPADCEICSMDLEPTHSDIIASEAEGKWVCPMHPEEQSDEFGECSICGMDLVEKTEAASTWVCPMHPEEQSDEFGECSICGMDLVEKQSITADAYSHMHQLAPAPSVYADQPPLIFKYVCPDHPDEYATVPGLCPHDGKPLLMTGEVLTVPKSAVIDTGLRKIVFVDRGESGYEQIEIKVGPEAWGTSNDSETKRRYYPIVSGLTPGDMVVTHGNFLIDSQTQLTGSASGAYGGALGGEEESKPPVHQH